A stretch of the Planctomycetota bacterium genome encodes the following:
- the rnc gene encoding ribonuclease III, whose amino-acid sequence MRDSGELCIEQSERAIGYRFRDTSLLVRALRHASATDSRLDSNERMEFLGDAVLGLIASDRIFTLFPDLLEGEMTKIKSTAVSRRTCADIADEIGLIDLVCLGKGMRNGSPLPRSLSAAALEAIIAAVYLDGGLDAARSFLVPLLDERIRRAARLGHQENFKSVLQQHVQQHMGATPCYRVLEEQGPDHAKNFKICVEIEGRRFLAQWGQSKKRAEQLAALEALREIGLIERTADGEVRVVEPDAAEA is encoded by the coding sequence ATGCGCGATTCCGGCGAACTCTGCATCGAGCAATCCGAGCGTGCCATCGGCTATCGCTTCCGCGACACCAGCCTGCTCGTGCGGGCCCTGAGGCACGCCTCGGCCACCGACTCCCGGCTCGATTCCAACGAGCGGATGGAGTTCCTGGGCGACGCCGTGCTGGGGCTGATCGCCTCCGATCGCATCTTCACGCTCTTCCCGGACCTGCTGGAAGGCGAGATGACCAAGATCAAGTCCACCGCGGTCTCGCGGCGGACCTGCGCGGACATCGCCGACGAGATCGGCCTGATCGATCTGGTGTGCCTGGGCAAGGGCATGCGCAACGGCAGTCCGCTGCCGCGCTCACTGTCGGCGGCCGCCCTCGAGGCGATCATCGCCGCGGTCTACCTCGACGGTGGCCTCGACGCGGCGCGCAGCTTCTTGGTGCCGCTGCTCGATGAGCGAATCCGCCGCGCCGCGCGGCTCGGCCACCAGGAGAACTTCAAGTCGGTCCTGCAGCAGCACGTGCAGCAGCACATGGGCGCCACGCCGTGCTACCGCGTGCTCGAGGAACAAGGCCCCGACCACGCGAAGAACTTCAAGATCTGCGTCGAGATCGAGGGCCGGCGCTTCCTGGCCCAGTGGGGCCAATCCAAGAAGCGGGCCGAGCAGCTCGCGGCCCTCGAGGCGCTCCGCGAGATCGGCCTGATCGAGCGAACCGCCGACGGTGAGGTCCGCGTCGTCGAGCCCGACGCCGCCGAGGCCTAG
- a CDS encoding endonuclease/exonuclease/phosphatase family protein, with the protein MPRAPHPMTVAAALLLSCALAAGCSESGGTSATPASTAAEAAPAAEALEVVGLRQWSGSQSITLDGDIGEWPDDVAVVADEHWLYFRMKLEGDTRTLQSMETPVAMWIDADGDPSTGRAIEKPRVEGGLGADIEIVFSPRDPDAPRTGQGLMFRVHGPDGQSRVVPHDALGFSFTPSHAAEWYEGRIARHAAEELGLAAPGLASRGRVAGVVAMLDRAGEVAAWADPFEVDAPSAQPRAGVDVRVPERPASGVRVLSWNVEHTSPAKNPEPFARLLAVLRPDAILLQEWTEGDANDIKAWLTAHVSDEVAWDVIKGPAWGVAIAAPHPLTPITDPTTPNPMRPDRALRFLGAVVETPNGPVALGSTHLKCCGSKDSSEDRQRMAEAELIARMMDEALGAEPASGVWATVLGGDLNLVGSRPPLDAISVGLDGDGSALAVADAMVLGDAAMHTWYDAGNAFTPGRLDFMLYSDSTARAANAFVLDTTLLGEAALARLGVDADDSRASDHMPLVLDIVPAR; encoded by the coding sequence ATGCCACGCGCACCCCACCCGATGACCGTTGCCGCCGCCCTCCTCCTCTCGTGCGCGCTCGCCGCGGGCTGCTCGGAGTCCGGCGGCACGAGCGCCACGCCCGCGTCCACCGCCGCCGAAGCCGCTCCAGCCGCGGAAGCGCTGGAGGTCGTAGGCCTGCGGCAGTGGTCGGGCTCGCAGTCGATCACGCTGGACGGCGACATCGGCGAGTGGCCGGACGACGTTGCGGTGGTGGCCGATGAGCACTGGCTCTACTTCCGCATGAAGCTCGAGGGCGACACCCGCACGCTCCAATCGATGGAGACGCCGGTGGCCATGTGGATCGACGCCGACGGCGATCCGTCGACCGGACGGGCGATCGAGAAACCCCGCGTCGAGGGTGGGCTGGGAGCCGACATCGAGATCGTCTTCTCGCCGCGGGACCCCGACGCCCCGCGGACGGGCCAGGGCCTCATGTTCCGCGTGCACGGGCCGGACGGCCAATCCCGCGTGGTGCCGCACGACGCGCTCGGCTTCTCATTCACGCCGTCGCACGCCGCCGAGTGGTACGAGGGCCGCATCGCGCGGCACGCCGCCGAGGAGCTAGGCCTCGCCGCGCCGGGGCTCGCGAGCCGGGGCCGGGTCGCGGGCGTCGTCGCGATGCTCGATCGGGCGGGGGAGGTAGCGGCCTGGGCCGATCCCTTCGAGGTCGATGCGCCGTCCGCCCAGCCCCGAGCAGGTGTCGATGTCCGCGTGCCCGAGCGGCCGGCCAGCGGCGTCCGCGTGCTGAGCTGGAACGTCGAGCACACCTCGCCGGCAAAGAACCCCGAGCCCTTCGCGCGGCTGCTGGCGGTGCTGCGGCCCGACGCCATCCTGCTCCAGGAGTGGACCGAGGGCGACGCCAATGACATCAAGGCGTGGCTCACCGCCCACGTGTCCGACGAAGTCGCCTGGGACGTGATAAAGGGGCCGGCCTGGGGCGTAGCGATCGCGGCGCCCCATCCGCTCACGCCCATCACCGACCCCACGACACCCAACCCGATGCGGCCCGACCGCGCGCTCCGCTTCCTGGGGGCCGTCGTCGAGACGCCCAACGGCCCCGTTGCCCTGGGCAGCACCCACCTGAAGTGCTGCGGCTCCAAGGACAGCTCGGAGGATCGCCAGCGGATGGCCGAGGCCGAGCTCATCGCCCGCATGATGGACGAGGCGCTGGGCGCCGAGCCGGCGTCGGGGGTGTGGGCCACGGTGCTCGGCGGCGACCTGAATCTGGTGGGCTCCAGGCCGCCGCTCGACGCCATCTCCGTGGGCCTTGATGGCGACGGCAGCGCCCTCGCCGTCGCCGACGCGATGGTGCTGGGGGATGCGGCGATGCACACCTGGTACGACGCGGGCAACGCCTTCACGCCCGGACGGCTGGACTTCATGCTCTACAGCGACAGCACCGCGCGCGCGGCCAACGCCTTCGTGCTGGATACCACGCTGCTGGGCGAGGCGGCGCTGGCGCGGCTGGGCGTCGATGCGGACGATTCGCGCGCCAGCGACCACATGCCGCTCGTGCTGGACATCGTGCCGGCGCGGTGA